The sequence below is a genomic window from Arthrobacter sp. U41.
AGATCTCGCGCTGGACCGCGGCCATGATCGCCTCCGGGGAGCGGATGGACTTCTCCAGCCTCCGCCGCCCCGACGGCACCGTGAAGCCCACGTCCGACAAGCACTCCACCGGCGGTGTGGGGGACAAGATCACCCTGCCGCTGGCACCGCTGGTGGCGGTCTTCGGCGTCGCCGTCCCGCAGCTCTCCGGACGCGGCCTTGGCCACACCGGCGGGACCCTGGACAAGCTCGAATCGATCCCGGGCTGGCGCGCCGCGCTGAGCAACGAGGAAATGCTGGCCCAGCTCCAGGACGTCGGCGCGGTCATCTGCGCCGCCGGCGCCGGACTGGCCCCGGCCGACAAGAAGCTCTACGCCCTGCGGGACGTCACCGGCACGGTCGAGGCCATCCCGCTGATCGCCTCCTCGATCATGAGCAAGAAGATCGCCGAAGGCACCGGTTCGCTGGTGCTGGACGTCAAGGTCGGCAGCGGCGCCTTTATGAAGGACGAGGCACGCGCCCGCGAACTCGCCGAGACCATGGTGGCCCTGGGCAAGGACGCCGGCGTCAACACGGTGGCCCTGCTGACCAATATGAACACACCCCTGGGCCTCACCGCCGGCAACGCGATCGAGGTCGAGGAATCTGTGGAGGTGCTGGCCGGCGGGGGTCCGGAAGACGTCGTCGAACTCACCGTCCGGCTCGCGGAGGAAATGCTGGCCTGCGCCGGCGTCCGCGACGCCGATCCCCGGGCCGCGCTCCGGGACGGCCGGGCCATGGACGTGTGGAACCGCATGATCCGGGCGCAGGGCGGGGACCCGCACGCCAAGCTTCCGGTCGCCAGGGAATCCGAGGTGATCTACGCGCCGGCCGACGGCGTGCTGGTGGAACTCGACGCGATGGCCGTCGGCGTCGCCGCCTGGCGCCTCGGTGCCGGACGGGCCCGCAAGGAGGACCAGGTCCAGGCGGGCGCCGGAGTGCGCATGCACGCCAAGCCCGGCGCCCTGGTCAAGGCCGGCGAGCCGCTTATGACGCTCCTGACGGACACCCCGGAGAAATTCGAGCGGGCGAAAGAGGCCCTCGAGCACGCCGCGGTGATCGCCCCGGAAGGCTCCCGCCCGGCGCAGCAGCTCATCATCGACCGGATCGCGTAGCCGGGCCGAACTAGAGGCCCCCGCACTGCCGTTGCCCTATCACTTGTGGTCCCACCCGTCCGGGTTGACCGCCGCATGTGATAGGGCAAGCGGCTGGGACGGGGCACAGCGGGCGGCCCCACAGTACACTGGCACAACAGCCGTCCTCCCGTTGTTTGTTAGGAAACCGTGCAGGCAATCAACGACTTCATCCTGGCCGCCGCCGGGCAGCCCTGGGTGCTCACCCTCGTGTTCGCATGCTGCGTGATTGACGGCTTCTTCCCGCCCATTCCGAGCGAATCCGTCGTCGTGGGCCTCGCCGCGGTGGCCGCGACCGCCGACGTCCCCAACCCGGTGCTGCTGGCCGCAGTCGCGGCGGGGGGCGCCTTTCTCGGCGACAACATCGCCTACCTGATCGGCCGCGGCACCGGAACGCGGCGCTGGGCATGGATGCGCGGCCCGCGGATGCAGCGGGCCTTCCGCTGGGCGGGCACGGAGCTCCGGAAACGGCCGGCCTCGCTGATCCTCGTCGCGCGGTTCGTGCCGATCGGCAGGGTGGCGGTCAACCTGACGGCCGGCGCCACGCTCTTCCCGCGGCCACGTTTCGTCGGGCTGACGGTTCTTTCCGCCGTGCTGTGGGGGGCCTATTCCGTCGCGATCGGCCTGTTCTTCGGCCAGTGGTTTGAAGAGAACCACCTGCTGGGCATCATCGTCGCGGTTATCTGCGCGATCGGCTTGGGCATCCTGGTGGACCTGATCATCAGCAGGCTCCGCGGGCAGCTTCCCGAAGACGCCGGCAAGCCCGCTCCGTCCGCAGAGCCGTGGAGCGACACGGACCGGAAACGAGAGAATTATCCCGACGGAACATAGCGCAACCCAACCGGCCATGGGACACTGAAGAGCGCTTTTCGTCACTTTCCAAGGAGCAACGCCCGCGTGGAATTTATCAATGAGGCTATACTCCATGCCGCGGGACAATGGTGGATCTACCCGATTCTCACGATCTTCTGCTTCATCGACGGTTTCGTTCCGATCCTGCCGAGTGAAACCCTGATCGTTGCCTTGGGGGCACTGTCCGTCACGTCCGGTGAGCCGAACATGTGGTTCGTTATGGCCGCCGCCGCCCTCGGCGCAATTGCCGGTGACAACATGGCCTATCTGCTGGGCCGCCACGTCGGCGTCGAGCGGTTCCGCTGGATGCGCAAACCCAAGGTCCAGCGCGCCCTGAACTGGGCGCGCTATGAACTCGACAAGCGCGGGGCCATGCTGATCTTCACGGCCCGCTACATCCCGGTGGGACGGGTCGCCGTCAACTGGATCGCCGGCACCACCGCCTACCCGCGCCGCCGCTTCGTCATCCTCGATTTCTTCGCCTCCGTCACCTGGGTTGCCTACTCGGCCGGCGTCGGCATCATTGCCGGCAACTGGGTCCACGAACATCCGCTGCTCGGGGTGGGGATCGCCATCGCTTTCGCCATCGTGCTGGGCATTGTGATCGACCATGCACTGACCTGGCTGCACCGCTGGCGCGACACCCGCGGCGCCGCCGCGGCCGCCAGCCGGGCCGCGTCGCTGGCTGCCGAAGCCAAGGTTGCGCACACCCGGGCCCCGGCCGCCGGCGCACCTGCCCCGTCCGCCAAGCCCGCGCCCCCCGAGACCGGCACCGCGCCCCGTCAGGCCTCCGTCACCTCACCGCTGCCCCCGCAGCTGACAGCAGCGGCCGACGTCGAGGCCTGATACCCGCTTGTCCGGCCGCACCGGCTGGTGTTGCCGGGCCCCCGACCCTAAGGTTGGAACGTGACTGAGATAATTCTTGACGCTGCCCCTGACCTCGACTTCGACCTGAAGGGCCTCCCCAAGGTTTCCCTTCACGACCACCTGGACGGCGGACTCCGTCCGGCCACCATCATTGAACTTGCCGAGGCCGCGGGACACACCCTGCCCTCCACCGACCCCGTCGCCCTGGGGGAGTGGTTCCGCGAATCCGCCGACTCCGGCTCGCTGGTCCGGTACCTTGAGACCTTCGACCACACCATCGCCGTGATGCAGACCAAGGACGGACTCTTCCGCGTCGCCAAGGAATTCGTCGAGGACCTCGCCGACGACGGCGTGATCTACGGCGAAGTACGCTGGGCCCCCGAACAGCACCTCCAGCAGGGCCTGAGCCTGGACGAGGCCGTCGAGGCCGTGCAGGCGGGCCTCGAAGCCGGCGTCGACGCCGTCGCAGAGACCGGCCGCGACATCCAGGTCGGCCAGCTGATCACTGCCATGCGCCATGCCGACCGCGGCCAGGAAATCGCCGAACTGGCGGTCCGCCACCGCAACAACGGCGCCGTCGGCTTCGACATTGCCGGCGCCGAGGACGGGTTCCTGCCGTCCCGCTTCAAGGACGCCTTCACCTACCTGGCCCAGCACAACTTCCCGGCCACCGTCCACGCCGGGGAAGCGGCCGGACTCGAAAGCATCCAGTCCGCCCTGGTCGACGGACGCGCCCTGCGCCTCGGCCACGGCGTCCGGATCGCCGAGGATGTCACCGTTGAATTTGACGATGACGAAGACGCCGACGGGGAGAGCGACGAGTCCAACGACAACATCGGCATGGTCACCCTGGGCGAGCTCGCCAGCTGGGTCCGCGACCGTGGCATCGCCCTGGAGATCTGCCCCTCCTCCAACCTGCAGACCGGCGCCGTCGCAGGCTTCGGCGAGGGAATCGAAAACCACCCGCTGGACATGCTCTACCAGCTCGGCTTCAACGTCACCATCAACACGGACAACCGGCTCATGAGCGGTGTGACCCTCACGGACGAGTTCGAACTGCTGGTCGAGACGTTCGACTACGACCTCGACGACCTGCTCGAGCTGACGCTGAACGCCGCCGAGGCCGCCTTCCTGCCGCTTGAGGAGAAGGAAGCCCTCGTCGAATACATCAACGAGGCTTACGCCGACCTTGGCTAACGAGGACAACCCGGTGGGCGCGCTGGTCGGTGTCATTGCCGAGCTGCGCGCCCACTGCCCCTGGATGGCGGCCCTCACCCACGAATCCCTCGTGGAATACCTCCTCGAGGAGGCCTATGAGGTGGCGGAAACCATCGAGACGGCCGGCGTTGACGCCGAACTGAAGGGCGAGCTGGGCGACGTCCTGCTCCAGGTCGTCCTCCATGCCCGGCTGGCCCAGGAGCGGGGCGCCTTCGACGTCGGCGACGTCGCCCGCGGCCTGTCCGCCAAAATGATCCGGCGCAACCCGCATGTCTTCCGGCCGGACGGCTCGCTGCAGGGGGTCTTTCCGGCGACGGTGGAGGAGATCGTGCAGAAATGGGACGCCGTCAAGCGCTCGGAGCAGGTGCTGCACTCCGGGCTCCCGGACTCCGGCGCCCGGGGCCCGGTCGGAGGCGTTCCCGCCTCCCTTCCGGCGTTGGCCCGGGCCCAAAAACTCCTGGACCGCGCCGAACGCGCTGGCCTTCCGGCGCCGGTTGAACCGGTCGAGATCCCGTCCTCGGAAGAGGATCTGGGGGATATGCTCTTCGCCCTGGCCGCTGCCGCCCGTGCCCGGGGGCTCGACGCCGAACGTGCCCTGCGCGGGGCCAACCGCCGTTTCCAGGACGGCCAGGCCCCGCCGCCGTCCCCGTGATCCACAAAATGACGTCCGGGGACTGGATGGGTTTCTGTAACTTATCCCACTCTCGACTAGGCTGGGTCGCGACGAGGACGTCGGTTTTTCAGCATGATCCCAGCCTGATTTCCCATCAGATTCCCAGCAGATCGCTTCACCCAAAGGAGCCTATCCATGGCGCTTATCGATGCCATCCATGCCCGCGAGATCCTCGATTCCCGTGGCAACCCCACCGTAGAAGTTGAAGTCCTGCTCTCGGACGGCCAGATCGGCCGCGCGGCAGTTCCCTCCGGAGCCTCCACCGGCGAGCACGAGGCCGTTGAACTCCGCGACGGCGACAAGGGCCGTTACCTCGGCAAGGGCGTCCAGAAGGCCGTCGACGCCGTCATCGACCAGATCGCCCCGGCGCTGATCGGTTTTGACGCCACGGACCAGCGCAGCATCGACCAGTCGATGATCGACCTGGACGGCACCGCGAACAAGAGCAAGCTCGGCGCCAACGCCATCCTCGGTGTTTCCCTGGCCGTCGCCAACGCAGCCGCCGCGTCCGCGGACCTGCCGCTCTACAAGTACCTCGGCGGACCGAACGCCCACGTCCTGCCCGTGCCGCTGATGAACATCCTCAACGGCGGCTCGCACGCCGACTCCGACGTCGACATCCAGGAATTCATGGTTGTCCCGCTGGGTGCCGAGACCTTCTCCGAAGGCCTTCGCTGGGGCGTCGAGGTCTACCACGCGCTGAAGGCAGTCCTGCAGGCCAAGGGCCTGTCCACCGGCCTCGGCGACGAAGGCGGCTTCGCGCCGAACCTGCCCTCCAACCGCGCAGCCCTGGACCTCATCCAGGAAGCCATCCGGAACGCCGGCTACACCCCGGGCAAGGACATCGCCCTCGCCCTGGACGTTGCCTCCTCCGAGTTCTTCAAGGACGGCGCCTACCAGTTCGAAGGCAAGTCCCTCAGCTCTTCCGAGATGAGCGACTACTACGCCGAGCTCGTCGCCGATTACCCGCTGGTGTCCATCGAAGACCCGCTGGACGAAAACGACTGGGACGGCTGGAAGACCCTCACCGACGCCATCGGCGACAAGGTCCAGATCGTTGGTGACGACCTGTTCGTCACCAACCCGGAGCGTCTGCAGACCGGCATCGATTCGCGGACCGCCAACTCGCTGCTCGTGAAGGTCAACCAGATCGGTTCGCTGACCGAAACCCTGGATGCCGTCTCCCTCGCCCAGCGCGCGGGTTACACCACCATCACCTCGCACCGCTCCGGCGAGACCGAGGACACCACGATCGCTGACATCGCCGTTGCCACCAACGCGGGCCAGATCAAGACCGGTGCCCCGGCCCGTTCCGAGCGGGTTGCCAAGTACAACCAGCTGCTGCGCATCGAAGAGGAACTCGACGACGCCGCACGCTACGCCGGCCGGAGCGCTTTCCCGCGTTTCAAGGGCTAGTAACCGCAGGAACCGCGAACCGGTGGCTATGGTTGAAAGACCATGGCCACCGGTTCCTTTTTGGCACCCTGCCTTGAGGCGCCGCCCTCGTGGCACCGTCCCGCCGGCACCGCACAGCTCCGTGCCGGTGCCCGGCCCAGGCCACGGGGATCAGCACTGAACGCAGCAAGCCAGCCGGGTGCGAACCCGGCATTACAGGAGTGACATGGCTACCCGCCGACCCAAGGTTCCCCGGGCCACGCCTGCGGCCCCGAAGTCTCCGGACACCGGCGACGGCGGCGACGTCATCCAGGCTGATTTCGGCACTTCCCGTGAGACCCAGTCCAGCGCCGCCGGCAAGGCCGCCCCGGGCTCCCGGGCTCCGGGCACGGCGGCCGCAACTCCACCGGGCGCCGCCCGGCCGGCCGCACCGAAACCGGGCGCAGCCGCCAAAGCGGGCACGGCCAAAGCGGGCGCAGCCAAACCGTCCAAGGGCGGGACGGCGCAGGCCGAGGAGAACGGGGGCGGGGAGAACCTCGACCCGGTTCCCGCCAAGGCATTCTCCGGCCGCATGCTGGCACTGTTCGTGGTCATGATTGCCATCACCATCATGCTGGCGCCCACGGTGAAGATCTTCTTCGAAAAGCGTGCCGAAATCGCCGCGCTCCAGGCGGACATCTCGGCCAAACAGTCCCAGCAGAACGACCTCAAACGCCAGGTCTCCCGCTGGCAGGATCCGAACTACGTGAAGCAACAGGCCCGCGACCGCATTAACATGGTTATGCCCGGAGAGACGGGCTACTGGGTCTTCGGCAGCGACCTGCCTGCCGGAACCTCCAGTGGCGCGGCCGGTGCAGGATCAGCACAAGACCCGGCCGAGCTGCCGTGGGTGGACTCCCTCTGGGACTCCATCCGCCGCTCGGCAACAGACTAAGACGCGGCGCCCGCCGCAGGATTGTCCGCCGGACAAGCCAGACAGGGCAGGAAGGTGCCGCGCCCGTGGACGAGAACCGAGTGGACGAGAAACTGATGGCAGCTGACCCGGCAACCCCGGAGACGGCCAGCTCACCGGAGCAATCCCGCCGGCCCTCGCCCCGCGACCTCGATGTCCTGAGCCGGCAACTGGGACGCCCGGTGCGCGACGTCGTCGAAATCCCCGCCCGCTGCGTCTGCGGCAACCCGCTGGTGGCGGCCACCTCCCCGCGGCTGAGCAACGGCACACCCTTCCCCACGACCTTCTACCTGACGCATCCGGTCATCACCGCGGCGGTGTCGCGCCTCGAAGCGGGAGGCCTGATGAACGAGATGAACGACCGGCTCGGGGCAGACCCGGCTTTGGCGGCGGACTACCGCGCCGCCCACGAGGCCTACCTGGCCTCCCGCGTGGAAATCGGGGCCAGGTCCGGGATCGGAGCAGTGCCCGAGATTGACGGCATCTCCGCCGGCGGCATGCCCACCCGCGTCAAATGCCTGCACGTCCTGGTGGGCCATTCCCTCGCCGCCGGACCGGGCGTGAACCCGCTCGGCGACGAGGCCATCGCAGCCATCGGCGAATGGTGGACCACAGACCGCTGCTACTGCGGCGGGGCCTGGGACACCGGCGGCGAGACCCCCTCACAGGACCTCAGCCGGCACGGTCCGCAGGGGCTGCCGGAGATCGTGGGCCGCCCTGCTCCGGTCCGGAAGGCGCGCGCCGAAGACCCGGGCCACGCGCCCGCCGCCGGAACCGAACCCGCTGGAACGGAACCTGCTGGAACCGATCCCGACGGGGCCGGCCAGTGACCCGCGTGGCCGCCGTCGACTGCGGCACCAACTCGATCCGGCTGCTCATCGCCGACGTGGACACGGACGGCGCGGCTCCCCGGCTGTCCGACATCGTGCGCGAAATGCGCGTGGTCCGGCTCGGCCAGGGTGTGGACGCCACCGGCGAACTCGCCCAGGAGGCGCTGGAGCGGACCTTCGCGGCCGCCGCGGACTACGCCGATCAGATCCGCCGGCACGGGGCCACCAAACTGCGCTTCGTCGCGACCTCCGCCACCCGGGACGCCGCCAACCGGCAGGTCTTCGTCGACGGCATCCGCGAGCTCCTCGGCGTCGAACCCGAGGTCATCACCGGTGACGAGGAGGCCGCGCTCTCCTTCGCCGGCGCCAGCAGCGTGCTGCCCTCCCGCGGGCAGGCGCCGGTCCTCGTGGTCGACCTCGGCGGCGGCAGCACCGAGTTCGTCCTCGGCAGCGCCGACGGCGTCATCGCCGCCAGGAGCGTCGACATCGGCTGTGTCCGGATGACCGAACGCCACCTGCGCAGCGACCCGCCGACGCCGGAACAGATCTCCGCCGCGGAGGCGGACGTTGACGCGGCCATCGATGAGGCGGCCCGGACCGTACCGCTGGACCGCAGCGCCGCCGTCGTCGGGGTGGCCGGATCCATCACCACCATCACGGCCCACGCGCTCCGGTTGCCGGAGTACTCCGCGGCGGCGATCCACGGCACCGAACTGCCGCTCGAGGCCGTGCGCCGGGCCTGTACAGAGCTGCTGGCGATGTCCCACGCGGAACGGGCCGCCCTGCCCTACATGCACCCTGGCCGGGTGGATGTGATCGGGGCGGGCGCCCTCGTCTGGCGGCGCGTCCTGGAACGGCTGGCCGGGGCCACCGACGGCAGGGTTACGACGGCCGTCACCAGCGAACACGATATTCTTGACGGAATTGCCTTGAGTATCAGCTAGGCCGCAGGCCGGCCGGGCGCTGTGGCCGGCCTGGCCGGGGGACGGCCGTCCCGCCGTCGCCGGCGCCCGTTTCCCGAAATCCCCGCCCGGAGCCCTCCCTGCGTTCCGCAGCGCTACCGTATCCGCAGCACGCCCCGTTTCCGCAGCACCCTGGTGCCCCGCTGATTGGACCCGAATGACCAGAGCAACAGCCCGGCGCCGCCGGACCGCCTCCGCGTTGATGGCCCTGGCCCTTGCCGGCGGCACCCTGACTGCCTCCTTGACCGCCGCCCCGGCCGCGCACGCCGACGCCTGGCGCGACAAGGAGTTCTGGCTCGCCGAATCCGGTATCACCAAGGCCTGGGAAGTGTCCAGGGGCGCCAACGTCAAGGTTGCCGTGATCGACAGCGGCGTCGACGGCAAGCATCCCGACCTGGCCGGAGTGCTGGCGGGCGGCGTTGACGTCTCCGGCGCCGGGAGCCCGGACGGCCAGAAGAGCATCGGCGCGAAGCCCGAGCACGGAACCCTCGTCGCCACCATGCTGGCAGGCCGCGGCCACCAGCCGCCCGATTCGACGGCCACGCCCAGCCCCGGCGCCGGCCCGTCCGCCGGCCCGTCCGTTGGGCCCGACGGGATCGTCGGTGTGGCACCCGAGGCGCAGCTGCTGTCCGTCTCCACCTGGCTCGGATCGGCAAACCCCGGCGGCAAGACTGACCTGCAGCAGATTCCCCAGGCCGTCCGCTGGGCCGTGGACAACGGAGCCCGCGTCATCAACATCTCACTCGGCAGCACCTCGCCGGAATGGCCGCAGAGCTGGGACGCTGCCTTCCTCTACGCGGAGCAGAAGGACGTGGTGATTGTCGCCGCCGCGGGCAACCGGGGGGGCGGCAACATCCAGGTCGGCGCCCCGGCCACCATCCCCGGCGTGCTGACCGTCGCGGGGCTGGACCGCAAGGGAACCGCCAGCATCGATTCTTCATCCCAGGGGATCAGCATCGGCGTCGCGGCCCCGGCGGAAAACCTGATCGGGGGAATGCCCGGCGGCGGCTACGCGGAATGGGCCGGCACCTCGGGCGCCACCCCGATCGTGGCCGGCGTGGCGGCCCTGATCCGTTCCAAATGGCCGGAGATGACGGCCAGCCAGGTCATCAACAGAATCGTGAGCACCGCCAAAGACGCCGGCGCTCCCGGGAAGGACCCGCTGTACGGGTTCGGGATCCTCGACGCCGAGGCCGCGCTCAAGGCCGACGTGGCGGAAACCCGCACCAATCCGCTGGGCTCGATCTCAGACTGGATCCGGGTCCACCGGCGGGGCAGCCTGGCCACACCGCCCGCCGCCTCCGCAGCAGTCCCCTCCAGCGCGGCGCCCACCCTCCCGGAGGCCACCGTCCCGGTTGCGGAGCCCCCGTCCGAACTCGACAGCGCCGTGCCGGCCCTGGTGGTCCTGGGCTTCGGCGGACTGTTCCTGTGCATTGTGGCAGCCGCAGTCTTCCAGCTCCGCCGTGCGGCCGGGACCGGCCCCGCGGAACGCCCGGACGGCCCCGGAGACCCGGACACCGGAGTGCTCGATTCGGTGGATTCCACCGGGAAACCGTAGTTAGTGAAGTTTTTCACAAACTACGGTATTCTTGGGGAATGGCATCCTCCCCTCAGCTCCAGGACCGTCCCAGGGTACTCGTCGTCGGCGGCGGGTACGTCGGCCTGTACGTAGCCCTCAAACTGCAGAAGAAGATCGCGAATGCCGGTGGCATCGTCACCGTCGTGGATCCCCTGCCCTACATGACCTACCAGCCCTTCCTCCCCGAGGTCGCCGGCGGCAACATCGAGGCCCGCCACGCGGTCGTCTCGCACCGCCAGCACCTCAAGCAGACCGAGCTCATCCAGGGCCGCGTCACCTCTATCGACCACGCAAATCGCACCGCCGTGGTGGCCCCGGCTGACGGCGGCGACCACTTTGAGGTTCCCTACTTCGACGTCG
It includes:
- a CDS encoding Ppx/GppA phosphatase family protein gives rise to the protein MTRVAAVDCGTNSIRLLIADVDTDGAAPRLSDIVREMRVVRLGQGVDATGELAQEALERTFAAAADYADQIRRHGATKLRFVATSATRDAANRQVFVDGIRELLGVEPEVITGDEEAALSFAGASSVLPSRGQAPVLVVDLGGGSTEFVLGSADGVIAARSVDIGCVRMTERHLRSDPPTPEQISAAEADVDAAIDEAARTVPLDRSAAVVGVAGSITTITAHALRLPEYSAAAIHGTELPLEAVRRACTELLAMSHAERAALPYMHPGRVDVIGAGALVWRRVLERLAGATDGRVTTAVTSEHDILDGIALSIS
- a CDS encoding adenosine deaminase, whose product is MTEIILDAAPDLDFDLKGLPKVSLHDHLDGGLRPATIIELAEAAGHTLPSTDPVALGEWFRESADSGSLVRYLETFDHTIAVMQTKDGLFRVAKEFVEDLADDGVIYGEVRWAPEQHLQQGLSLDEAVEAVQAGLEAGVDAVAETGRDIQVGQLITAMRHADRGQEIAELAVRHRNNGAVGFDIAGAEDGFLPSRFKDAFTYLAQHNFPATVHAGEAAGLESIQSALVDGRALRLGHGVRIAEDVTVEFDDDEDADGESDESNDNIGMVTLGELASWVRDRGIALEICPSSNLQTGAVAGFGEGIENHPLDMLYQLGFNVTINTDNRLMSGVTLTDEFELLVETFDYDLDDLLELTLNAAEAAFLPLEEKEALVEYINEAYADLG
- a CDS encoding DUF501 domain-containing protein, with the translated sequence MAADPATPETASSPEQSRRPSPRDLDVLSRQLGRPVRDVVEIPARCVCGNPLVAATSPRLSNGTPFPTTFYLTHPVITAAVSRLEAGGLMNEMNDRLGADPALAADYRAAHEAYLASRVEIGARSGIGAVPEIDGISAGGMPTRVKCLHVLVGHSLAAGPGVNPLGDEAIAAIGEWWTTDRCYCGGAWDTGGETPSQDLSRHGPQGLPEIVGRPAPVRKARAEDPGHAPAAGTEPAGTEPAGTDPDGAGQ
- a CDS encoding MazG nucleotide pyrophosphohydrolase domain-containing protein; protein product: MAALTHESLVEYLLEEAYEVAETIETAGVDAELKGELGDVLLQVVLHARLAQERGAFDVGDVARGLSAKMIRRNPHVFRPDGSLQGVFPATVEEIVQKWDAVKRSEQVLHSGLPDSGARGPVGGVPASLPALARAQKLLDRAERAGLPAPVEPVEIPSSEEDLGDMLFALAAAARARGLDAERALRGANRRFQDGQAPPPSP
- a CDS encoding FtsB family cell division protein, which codes for MATRRPKVPRATPAAPKSPDTGDGGDVIQADFGTSRETQSSAAGKAAPGSRAPGTAAATPPGAARPAAPKPGAAAKAGTAKAGAAKPSKGGTAQAEENGGGENLDPVPAKAFSGRMLALFVVMIAITIMLAPTVKIFFEKRAEIAALQADISAKQSQQNDLKRQVSRWQDPNYVKQQARDRINMVMPGETGYWVFGSDLPAGTSSGAAGAGSAQDPAELPWVDSLWDSIRRSATD
- the eno gene encoding phosphopyruvate hydratase; amino-acid sequence: MALIDAIHAREILDSRGNPTVEVEVLLSDGQIGRAAVPSGASTGEHEAVELRDGDKGRYLGKGVQKAVDAVIDQIAPALIGFDATDQRSIDQSMIDLDGTANKSKLGANAILGVSLAVANAAAASADLPLYKYLGGPNAHVLPVPLMNILNGGSHADSDVDIQEFMVVPLGAETFSEGLRWGVEVYHALKAVLQAKGLSTGLGDEGGFAPNLPSNRAALDLIQEAIRNAGYTPGKDIALALDVASSEFFKDGAYQFEGKSLSSSEMSDYYAELVADYPLVSIEDPLDENDWDGWKTLTDAIGDKVQIVGDDLFVTNPERLQTGIDSRTANSLLVKVNQIGSLTETLDAVSLAQRAGYTTITSHRSGETEDTTIADIAVATNAGQIKTGAPARSERVAKYNQLLRIEEELDDAARYAGRSAFPRFKG
- a CDS encoding thymidine phosphorylase, whose product is MTHTPHTSEAFDAVDIIRIKRDKGVLSPAQIDWTIDAYTRGAIADEQMAALNMAILLNGMDRAEISRWTAAMIASGERMDFSSLRRPDGTVKPTSDKHSTGGVGDKITLPLAPLVAVFGVAVPQLSGRGLGHTGGTLDKLESIPGWRAALSNEEMLAQLQDVGAVICAAGAGLAPADKKLYALRDVTGTVEAIPLIASSIMSKKIAEGTGSLVLDVKVGSGAFMKDEARARELAETMVALGKDAGVNTVALLTNMNTPLGLTAGNAIEVEESVEVLAGGGPEDVVELTVRLAEEMLACAGVRDADPRAALRDGRAMDVWNRMIRAQGGDPHAKLPVARESEVIYAPADGVLVELDAMAVGVAAWRLGAGRARKEDQVQAGAGVRMHAKPGALVKAGEPLMTLLTDTPEKFERAKEALEHAAVIAPEGSRPAQQLIIDRIA
- a CDS encoding DedA family protein encodes the protein MQAINDFILAAAGQPWVLTLVFACCVIDGFFPPIPSESVVVGLAAVAATADVPNPVLLAAVAAGGAFLGDNIAYLIGRGTGTRRWAWMRGPRMQRAFRWAGTELRKRPASLILVARFVPIGRVAVNLTAGATLFPRPRFVGLTVLSAVLWGAYSVAIGLFFGQWFEENHLLGIIVAVICAIGLGILVDLIISRLRGQLPEDAGKPAPSAEPWSDTDRKRENYPDGT
- a CDS encoding S8 family serine peptidase, which encodes MTRATARRRRTASALMALALAGGTLTASLTAAPAAHADAWRDKEFWLAESGITKAWEVSRGANVKVAVIDSGVDGKHPDLAGVLAGGVDVSGAGSPDGQKSIGAKPEHGTLVATMLAGRGHQPPDSTATPSPGAGPSAGPSVGPDGIVGVAPEAQLLSVSTWLGSANPGGKTDLQQIPQAVRWAVDNGARVINISLGSTSPEWPQSWDAAFLYAEQKDVVIVAAAGNRGGGNIQVGAPATIPGVLTVAGLDRKGTASIDSSSQGISIGVAAPAENLIGGMPGGGYAEWAGTSGATPIVAGVAALIRSKWPEMTASQVINRIVSTAKDAGAPGKDPLYGFGILDAEAALKADVAETRTNPLGSISDWIRVHRRGSLATPPAASAAVPSSAAPTLPEATVPVAEPPSELDSAVPALVVLGFGGLFLCIVAAAVFQLRRAAGTGPAERPDGPGDPDTGVLDSVDSTGKP
- a CDS encoding DedA family protein, translating into MEFINEAILHAAGQWWIYPILTIFCFIDGFVPILPSETLIVALGALSVTSGEPNMWFVMAAAALGAIAGDNMAYLLGRHVGVERFRWMRKPKVQRALNWARYELDKRGAMLIFTARYIPVGRVAVNWIAGTTAYPRRRFVILDFFASVTWVAYSAGVGIIAGNWVHEHPLLGVGIAIAFAIVLGIVIDHALTWLHRWRDTRGAAAAASRAASLAAEAKVAHTRAPAAGAPAPSAKPAPPETGTAPRQASVTSPLPPQLTAAADVEA